A single genomic interval of Nocardioides palaemonis harbors:
- a CDS encoding NAD(P)/FAD-dependent oxidoreductase: MSRKKVLVLGGNFGGLSAALTVKHELEGDVDVTVVSSSDEFLFTPSLIWVPFGKRSRADITFKVGPTFEEHGVDFVHAEATEIDPVAKRVQTTAGPQDYDYLVIATGYRNRFEVIPGLGPDGNAHTITTMEDAIHAGEGWTRFKDNPGDVVIGATQGAGCFGAAYEFLFNTSYQLKKAGLKDKVKLTYVSAEPFLGHFGIGGLPHGESLLGMFLKKEGIEPVLNTAMDHVDDGRLVLADGRTIDFGYAMIVPPFSGQDVVQKAGELSDANGFVTVRDTYQSEAFDDVYAVGVAAAVDVPWQTPTPVGIPKTGFPTEQQAHVAALNIAAQVRGEEPKEHKAFGDIPAVCVMDAGNNGVVILADKMLPPRKHGVLIPGPQAHLMKLGFEKYFLWKMQHGQVRLP; encoded by the coding sequence ATGTCCCGCAAGAAGGTCCTGGTCCTCGGAGGCAACTTCGGAGGTCTCAGCGCCGCGCTCACGGTCAAGCACGAGCTCGAGGGAGACGTCGACGTCACCGTCGTGTCGTCGTCCGACGAGTTCCTCTTCACGCCCTCCCTGATCTGGGTGCCGTTCGGCAAGCGCTCGCGCGCCGACATCACCTTCAAGGTCGGCCCCACGTTCGAGGAGCACGGCGTCGACTTCGTGCACGCCGAGGCCACCGAGATCGACCCGGTCGCCAAGCGGGTGCAGACCACCGCCGGCCCGCAGGACTACGACTACCTCGTCATCGCCACCGGCTACCGCAACCGCTTCGAGGTGATCCCCGGCCTCGGCCCCGACGGCAACGCCCACACCATCACCACGATGGAGGACGCGATCCACGCCGGTGAGGGCTGGACCCGGTTCAAGGACAACCCCGGCGACGTCGTCATCGGCGCCACCCAGGGCGCCGGCTGCTTCGGCGCGGCCTACGAGTTCCTCTTCAACACCTCCTACCAGCTGAAGAAGGCCGGCCTGAAGGACAAGGTCAAGCTCACCTACGTCAGCGCCGAGCCGTTCCTCGGCCACTTCGGCATCGGCGGGCTCCCCCACGGCGAGTCGCTGCTCGGGATGTTCCTCAAGAAGGAGGGCATCGAACCGGTCCTCAACACCGCGATGGACCACGTCGACGACGGCCGCCTCGTGCTCGCCGACGGACGGACGATCGACTTCGGCTACGCGATGATCGTGCCGCCGTTCTCCGGCCAGGACGTCGTCCAGAAGGCCGGTGAGCTGAGCGACGCCAACGGGTTCGTGACGGTCCGGGACACCTACCAGAGCGAGGCGTTCGACGACGTGTACGCGGTCGGCGTCGCCGCCGCGGTCGACGTCCCGTGGCAGACCCCGACCCCGGTCGGCATCCCGAAGACCGGCTTCCCGACCGAGCAGCAGGCCCACGTCGCGGCGCTCAACATCGCCGCCCAGGTCCGCGGCGAGGAGCCGAAGGAGCACAAGGCGTTCGGCGACATCCCGGCCGTCTGCGTCATGGACGCCGGCAACAACGGCGTCGTGATCCTGGCCGACAAGATGCTGCCGCCGCGCAAGCACGGGGTGCTGATCCCGGGCCCGCAGGCA